A stretch of the bacterium genome encodes the following:
- a CDS encoding late competence development ComFB family protein, whose product MKLANAMEQAVRAHLNLLRERSGDGDEACWCPLCRADMMALALSSLPPRYATRRPAGALPDPDDGIAEQVAEAVRKVGRFPKHEAGVAVTAGEAVWVVNFPLEESFRAVDAMVRSRDDVCDCWNCRCDMVAFALNRYPSRYGVEHLGATHLLEKDRDQMRAELASFLDLSLRVVAAVPRHEFSTATI is encoded by the coding sequence ATGAAACTCGCAAACGCGATGGAGCAGGCGGTGCGCGCGCACCTCAACCTGCTGCGGGAGCGCTCCGGCGACGGCGACGAGGCCTGTTGGTGCCCCCTCTGCCGCGCCGACATGATGGCGCTCGCCCTCAGCTCGCTGCCGCCCCGCTATGCGACCCGCCGTCCCGCCGGGGCACTACCTGACCCGGACGATGGCATCGCCGAGCAGGTCGCCGAGGCCGTGCGGAAGGTCGGACGCTTCCCCAAGCACGAGGCTGGCGTCGCGGTGACCGCGGGAGAGGCGGTCTGGGTGGTCAACTTCCCGCTCGAGGAGAGCTTCCGTGCCGTGGACGCGATGGTCCGCTCCCGGGACGACGTGTGCGACTGCTGGAACTGCCGCTGCGACATGGTCGCCTTCGCACTCAACCGCTACCCCTCGCGCTACGGGGTGGAGCACCTGGGCGCCACGCACCTGCTCGAGAAGGACCGCGACCAGATGCGCGCCGAGCTCGCCTCGTTCCTCGACCTGTCCCTGCGGGTCGTCGCCGCCGTCCCGCGGCACGAGTTCTCCACCGCCACGATCTGA
- a CDS encoding tetratricopeptide repeat protein: MVHPAAFVHGPVVLAVLAASLVLAQPVAAAFKYLKPGMEAADFTLKTLDDKEITLASLKEAPASLLVFWATWSPKSEPALREAQAIVERHGGAGLRVVAVNVNRPDVGLQDRAAIEKTVADLGIRVPVALDPGFAACSGMGVVANPSFALLDARGVLLWDAAGWSRSVQDALREQVEIALGIRKPAEQPAVARHAPVHKALLNYNLGRSFMRQGNDAKARALFEAAAETDTAWAAPRTLLGHILLQQAGGRDLAQAQELFRAAVAIDAADVSALSGLGEALLRANQLQEAETVLAKARSLDPAFTPAVTGHALALARRGRPQEALGLFDQALELNPRDAAVYAGRAECRELSGDAAAATADYRRAVEILLGAR, translated from the coding sequence ATGGTCCATCCTGCAGCGTTCGTGCACGGTCCCGTCGTGCTTGCGGTGCTCGCGGCGTCTCTCGTGCTCGCGCAGCCGGTGGCTGCCGCCTTCAAGTACCTCAAGCCCGGGATGGAGGCGGCGGACTTCACGCTCAAGACCCTGGACGACAAGGAGATCACGCTCGCCTCGCTCAAGGAGGCGCCTGCCTCGCTGCTGGTCTTCTGGGCCACGTGGAGCCCCAAGTCGGAGCCCGCGCTGCGCGAGGCCCAGGCAATCGTGGAGCGCCATGGCGGCGCCGGGCTGCGCGTCGTTGCCGTCAACGTCAACCGCCCGGACGTCGGGCTCCAGGACCGTGCCGCCATCGAGAAGACGGTCGCCGACCTGGGCATCCGGGTGCCGGTGGCGCTCGACCCGGGCTTCGCCGCCTGTTCGGGGATGGGCGTCGTGGCCAACCCGTCGTTCGCCCTGCTCGACGCCAGGGGGGTCCTGCTCTGGGACGCCGCGGGCTGGTCGCGCAGCGTCCAGGACGCGCTGCGCGAGCAGGTCGAGATCGCCCTCGGCATCCGCAAGCCGGCCGAGCAGCCGGCCGTTGCGCGGCACGCCCCCGTCCACAAGGCGCTGCTGAACTACAACCTCGGGCGCTCGTTCATGCGCCAGGGCAACGACGCCAAGGCGCGGGCGCTCTTCGAGGCGGCGGCTGAGACCGACACGGCCTGGGCCGCCCCGCGGACGCTGCTCGGGCACATCCTGCTGCAGCAGGCCGGCGGGCGCGATCTCGCGCAGGCGCAGGAGCTGTTCCGCGCGGCCGTCGCCATCGACGCGGCGGACGTCTCCGCGCTGAGCGGTCTCGGCGAGGCGCTGCTGCGGGCGAACCAGCTGCAGGAGGCGGAGACCGTGCTGGCGAAGGCGCGCAGCCTCGACCCCGCATTCACGCCGGCGGTCACCGGCCACGCGCTCGCCCTGGCGCGCCGCGGCCGCCCGCAGGAGGCGCTCGGGCTCTTCGACCAGGCGCTGGAGCTGAACCCGCGGGACGCGGCCGTGTACGCGGGCCGCGCGGAGTGCCGCGAGCTGTCGGGGGACGCGGCGGCAGCGACGGCGGATTACCGCCGTGCGGTGGAGATCCTCCTCGGGGCGCGCTAG